From one Triticum urartu cultivar G1812 chromosome 3, Tu2.1, whole genome shotgun sequence genomic stretch:
- the LOC125542587 gene encoding L10-interacting MYB domain-containing protein-like, with the protein MSSSGSAEWTDDNTRIIVELFVKQVKAGNMPSTHLTPSAYDEVGKEFLMRTGLEYTPKQVRNKWTKLKREYNTFKKLKLRETGGGWDFEKNTVKQDNEWWKKAKVDLPGCGKFKKHGLRNEEGLRILFEDISVDGTDHWNPTSGMPPPSSSALKTALNVDEITDLDLEDDTEEQPSPTVTSSSKVRLGVTIPEKNKKPKTAQVMQEEI; encoded by the exons ATGTCGTCAAGTGGGTCTGCCGAATGGACCGATGATAATACTCGGATTATCGTGGAGTTGTTTGTGAAACAAGTGAAGGCTGGAAACATGCCAAGCACTCATTTGACACCCAGTGCATATGATGAGGTGGGAAAGGAATTCTTGATGAGAACTGGACTTGAGTACACACCAAAGCAAGTGAGGAACAAATGGACCAAGCTAAAACGTGAGTACAACACATTCAAGAAGCTCAAGTTGCGCGAGACTGGAGGGGGTTGGGACTTTGAGAAAAACACTGTGAAACAAGATAATGAGTGGTGGAAGAAGGCAAAAGTT GACCTCCCAGGTTGTGGCAAGTTCAAGAAGCATGGACTTCGTAATGAAGAAGGCTTGCGCATCTTATTTGAGGATATCAGTGTTGATGGCACTGACCATTGGAACCCTACATCTGGTATGCCACCCCCCTCTAGTTCGGCATTGAAAACCGCCTTGAATGTTGATGAAATCACCGATCTTGATTTGGAGGATGATACCGAAGAACAACCTTCTCCGACAGTAACTAGTTCATCTAAAGTGAGGCTTGGGGTCACGATTCCGGAGAAGAACAAGAAACCAAAGACTGCACAAGTGATGCAAGAGGAGATTTGA